A DNA window from Bradyrhizobium sp. CCBAU 53421 contains the following coding sequences:
- a CDS encoding DUF3606 domain-containing protein, protein MHRLTKKDQFERSKINLDARDQMKCWAHALGVSKEELRKVVDKVGNSAAVVRKELEANHDEKTRNEH, encoded by the coding sequence ATGCACAGACTCACGAAGAAAGATCAGTTCGAGCGCTCAAAGATCAATCTGGATGCGCGCGACCAAATGAAATGCTGGGCTCATGCGCTAGGTGTCTCAAAGGAAGAGCTTCGTAAGGTCGTCGATAAAGTCGGGAATTCTGCCGCGGTCGTCCGCAAGGAGCTGGAGGCGAACCATGACGAGAAAACAAGAAATGAGCACTGA
- a CDS encoding response regulator — translation MPQVIILVVEDDPLVREFVVETLREESYHVIPAADGEEALKWCRQRIANLLITDVKLSGPFDGWQVAELCRELDPQLPVVYATGFSPVSPRPVPGSLVLQKPYHPDELINAVRKLTDGGLASP, via the coding sequence ATGCCGCAAGTGATCATTCTGGTCGTGGAAGACGATCCGTTGGTCCGTGAATTCGTCGTCGAGACATTGCGCGAGGAAAGCTATCACGTAATCCCGGCCGCCGACGGCGAAGAAGCCCTGAAGTGGTGCCGCCAGCGGATCGCCAACCTGCTGATCACCGACGTCAAACTTTCCGGCCCCTTCGATGGATGGCAGGTTGCCGAACTCTGTCGGGAACTTGACCCTCAACTACCAGTAGTCTACGCGACCGGTTTCTCACCTGTGTCGCCGCGTCCGGTTCCGGGGAGCCTTGTGTTGCAGAAGCCTTATCACCCGGACGAGCTCATCAATGCCGTGAGAAAGCTGACGGATGGAGGCCTAGCGTCTCCTTAG